Within the Scytonema millei VB511283 genome, the region TTGGGAGAATTTGCCAATTACGCCGGATCGACATACCAGCAGCATCGCCATTGGAAAGCAGAACGGGAAGAGCCCCCCACCCCGCGCCAGTTGGTCTATTACGAGATCTGGAAACTACTGCGCGTTTTACCCGCAGGCGATCGCGATCGCATTTTAGATCGACTGCTAGCGTGGGCGGGAATGACAGCAGGTAGCCGTTCGACCCATCGTTCTCTCGCCTTGGCAGAAGTAGCAGCTCTAGAGCGGGGATCGCTCGTTGAAGTCGGCGCTCACACGATCGCGCATCCATTTCTCTGCTCTCTGTCCTTATCTTCGCAGCAAGAAGAAATTTACCACAGCAAAGCTCAACTGGAAGAACTGCTCGGACACGAGGTGACAAGTTTTTCCTATCCCTTCGGCAATTACACCTCAGACTCGGTGGCGATCGTCCGCGATGCTGGCTTTAACTGTGCCTGTGCCACGATTCACGCTAGCGTCCAACGCCATAGCAATCTGTTTGAGCTGCCCCGCATCGAAATTCAAGACTGGAATGGAGAAGAGTTTGCTAGGAGGCTATCGCGTTGGTTCGATGTTTGAACAGTTATCAGTCAAGAGTGACTTGTGGCTGGTGGAACCAGTAGTAAGTGGGGTGTGGGGTGTAGGGTGTGGGGTGTAGGGTGTGGAGATTGTAAATTTCTTTCTTTGCGACTCTCCGCGACTCTCCCTCAGCAACCTGGCGCTCCCGATCGCTCCCTCAGCCTTCTTCCCCGACTCCCGACTCCCGACTCCCGACTCCCGACTCATGCAGCTACTTGTTTCAATTATTACTATATTTTTAAATGCTGAGGATTATATTGAAGAGGCGATCGCCAGCGCGATCGCTCAGTCATACGATGTTTGGGAACTGTTACTGGTTGATGATGGTTCTACGGATGGCAGTAGCAAAATTGCTCGCGACTATAGCGATCGATATCCTGAAAAAATTCGCTATTTAGAACATTCAGGGCATGAAAATCGCGGTATGAGTGCCTCGCGCAATCTGGGGATTCAGCACGCACGAGGGGATTACATCGCCTTTTTAGATGCGGATGACGTTTATTTACCCGATAAAATTGCCCAACAAGTTGCAATTTTAGAGTCTCATCCTGAAGTTGGCTTGGTTTGCGGCAGAACGAAATGGTGGTACAGCTGGACGGGAAACGAGAGCGATCGCTTGCGAGATTTTCTCCAAAAGTATGCATTACCTTTGAATACTGTGATTTCTCCACCTGCCATTCTGATTCTATTTTTAAAAGATGAATGGGCTTCACTTTGCGATATTTTGGTGCGTCGCCAAGCTGTTGAAACTGTCAATGGATATGAAACATCTTTTCGCGGTATGTATGAAGACCAAGCCTTTCATGCCAAACTCTGCTTGAAATATCCAGCTTTCGTATCGAGCCAATGTTGGTATCTCTATCGCCAGCACTCCCAAGCCTGTACTACTGACTCTCACGTTAGTGGCAAAACTCTAGCAGCGCGACAAATTTTTCTGACGTGGCTAGAAGACTATCTTGCTAAGTCAGGATTGCAGCAATCGGAAGTTTGGCGAGTCGTCCAACAGCAACTTTTTCCTTACCGTCATCCCCACCTACACCGACTCTGGTTGAAGTGGCGGTTTGGCATTGTGTGGCGCGGACAAAAGATGTGGAAAAAATTCGGTTCTGTTTTTAATTTTAACTTTTAACTTTTGATTTTTCATTATGCGTTTTATTATTACTGGCGGCGCGGGTTTTATTGGTTCTCACCTAATAGAAACATTATTGACACAAGGTCACGAAGCGATCGCTGTCGATAATTTAATCTCAGGTAAGCGGCAAAATCTGCCACAACATCCGCAATTGATATTTATTCAAAAAGATATTCTTGCTTGCCAACCAGAAGACTTTCCCCATCCAATTGACGGCATCATTCATCTAGCTGCAACTCCATCAGTGACAGAATCTTGGCTGCAACCGTTAGTATCTCACCGTAACAACCTCTCAGCTACCCTAGCTGTGATTCATCTGTGTCAAGCTTTAAAAATTCCCAAACTCGTTTTTGCCAGTTCCGCTGCTGTTTATGGCAAACAGAGGACTTTACCAATTGTGGAAACTCTTACCCCTATTCCCATTTCTCCTTATGGTTTGCAAAAATTGACCAGCGAACAGTATGCCAGTTTGTTTGCAGCGCAGATTGGCTTTTCCTTTATCGGACTGCGGTTATTTAATGCCTTCGGTTCCCGCCAAATTCCAAATTCTCCCTATTCTGGGGCGATCTCGATTTTTGTGGCTGCTATGCAGCAAGGACTGCCGATCGCCATTTATGGTGATGGTACGCAAACGAGAGATTTTATCTATGTCAAAGATGTTGCCGCTGCTTTTACCCAAGCCGCGATCGCTCCTCTCGAACCTGGTTCTACCTACATTTGTAACATCGGTACAGACAATTCTATTTCCCTCAATCAACTTGTAGAAATTTTAAAACAGTGTTTTCCCAATTGGCGATCGGACATAAAATACTTCCCTTCCCGCCTCGGTGATATTCAACACTCCCAAGCCGATATTTCCCAAGCTAATTTACTCCTAAATTTTCAACCGCAATGGTCAGTTGCATCAGGTATGAAAGACTTTGTTAAAGGGAGCAGTTTTCAGTGACCAGTTATCAGTTATCAGTTATCAGTTATCAGCGCTCGAGCAAGTTCTAGCTACCTCTTACCTCTCGCCTCTTAACCAATGACGAATGATAAATGACAAATGACTAAACTATTAATTATTTTTCCTTCTGTAGAAAGGGGTGGGGCGGAGGAATACGCTCTAACTATTGCCGGTGAT harbors:
- a CDS encoding polysaccharide deacetylase family protein, with amino-acid sequence MSVTPQHFAEQLQVLRQYTQPTQLRRLSQDVAEGKHHRRNVVVTFDDGYADNLHNAKPMLERYDVPATIFVASGYVDREREFWWDELERLFLQPGSLPQQLELNINGCQYQWDLGEFANYAGSTYQQHRHWKAEREEPPTPRQLVYYEIWKLLRVLPAGDRDRILDRLLAWAGMTAGSRSTHRSLALAEVAALERGSLVEVGAHTIAHPFLCSLSLSSQQEEIYHSKAQLEELLGHEVTSFSYPFGNYTSDSVAIVRDAGFNCACATIHASVQRHSNLFELPRIEIQDWNGEEFARRLSRWFDV
- a CDS encoding glycosyltransferase family 2 protein, translated to MEIVNFFLCDSPRLSLSNLALPIAPSAFFPDSRLPTPDSRLMQLLVSIITIFLNAEDYIEEAIASAIAQSYDVWELLLVDDGSTDGSSKIARDYSDRYPEKIRYLEHSGHENRGMSASRNLGIQHARGDYIAFLDADDVYLPDKIAQQVAILESHPEVGLVCGRTKWWYSWTGNESDRLRDFLQKYALPLNTVISPPAILILFLKDEWASLCDILVRRQAVETVNGYETSFRGMYEDQAFHAKLCLKYPAFVSSQCWYLYRQHSQACTTDSHVSGKTLAARQIFLTWLEDYLAKSGLQQSEVWRVVQQQLFPYRHPHLHRLWLKWRFGIVWRGQKMWKKFGSVFNFNF
- a CDS encoding NAD-dependent epimerase/dehydratase family protein — translated: MRFIITGGAGFIGSHLIETLLTQGHEAIAVDNLISGKRQNLPQHPQLIFIQKDILACQPEDFPHPIDGIIHLAATPSVTESWLQPLVSHRNNLSATLAVIHLCQALKIPKLVFASSAAVYGKQRTLPIVETLTPIPISPYGLQKLTSEQYASLFAAQIGFSFIGLRLFNAFGSRQIPNSPYSGAISIFVAAMQQGLPIAIYGDGTQTRDFIYVKDVAAAFTQAAIAPLEPGSTYICNIGTDNSISLNQLVEILKQCFPNWRSDIKYFPSRLGDIQHSQADISQANLLLNFQPQWSVASGMKDFVKGSSFQ